The Alistipes finegoldii DSM 17242 DNA segment GACGAGCCTGATAAAATAAAAATTTTATATCTTTGCAGAAACGAAAGTTACCCCGGCAACATCAAATTAATCCTATTTCCGAAAAACCAGCTTTTATGGAAGAAAATAAGCAAGGATACGACCCCTCGGAATTCGAGGACGACGACTACATGACTCCCCAGCCCGACGCGGGCAAATCCATCCGCGGCTACCGCATCGTCATCATCATCCTGTCGGTGATTCTGGTGGCCCTTTCGGCGCTCTATTTCAGCATCCACCGCCAGCAGATGATCGACAACCGGCTGCTGCAGAGCGACCGCGACTCGATCCAGAACGATCTGGGACGGCTGATGACCGACTTCGACAACCTGCAGGTCACCAACGACAGCATCTCGGCGGGGCTGACCATCGAACGCGACCGCGCCGACTCGCTGATGACGCGCCTCAAGAAGGAGCGTTCGTGGAACCTCGCCAAAATCAAGCAGTACGAGAAAGAGGTAGGTACGCTGCGTACGATCATGAAGGGCTACATCCGTCAGATCGACTCGCTGAATACGCTCAACAAGAGACTCATCAGCGAAAACGTCGGCTACCGCAAGGAGATCTCGTCGGCCAAACTGCGCGCCGAAATGGCCGAGGAGAAGGCCGCCGAACTGGACAACAAGGTCCGTGTCGGCGCCGTGATCCGCGCCCGCGACATCACGCTGGCGGCGCTCAACGCCAACAGCAAACCGGTATCGCGCGTCAAGAACGCCGCCCGCCTGCGCGTGGACTTCGTGCTGACGGCCAACGAACTGGCGACGCCGGGCGAAAAGACGATCTACGTGCGCATCACCTCGCCCGACGGCTACGTGCTGACCACCGAAGCCATGCCGACCTTCGACTTCGAGGGCGAACGCCTGAGCTATTCGGCCATGCGCGAAGTGGACTACCAAAATCAGGACCTCGACGTGGGCATCTTCTACAACAGCACCGGATTCGCCGCAGGCACCTACACCGTGCAGCTCTTCTGCGAAGGCCGCCTGATCGGCACCTCGCAAATCGCCATGCGCTAACCGCGGCACCGGGGTCCGGCAATCCGCCGGCCCCCGGCTGCAACCCGCACGAACATATGAATTCCCGGTCTTCGTAGCGAAGACCGGGAATTCTGTTTTCGGCAGCACGCACGGCCTGCCGGAAAGGAAAGAGCACGCCCAACGAAACGGGCAGGAACGCAACAGAGGCGGAGGACAGCGGAAGACAGCGCCGAAACGAAATAAATAAGAGGGAGAAGTCCGCGGACTTCTCCCTCATACCCCGTAAACCGGCGGCCCGAATCGGAGCGAAACAGACCGGCCCGGCGAATACGGCTTATTTGTTCTCCTGCTGCCAGATCAGGGCCGAAGCGCCGAGAATGGCGGCGTTCTTGCCCTGAATACCGCTCGGAAGCAGTTTCACCTTGTTCTTGAATACGAAAAGCATGTTCTCTTCCATGTACCACTGCGTGGGTTCGAAGATCAGCTTGCCCGCCTTCGACAGACCTCCGAAGAGGAAAATCGCTTCGGGAGAGGTGACCGTCACCACGTCGGCCAATGCACGGCCCAGCAGCTCGCCCGTATAGCGGAAAGCCTCCAGCGCCACCGGGTCGCCCTGCTCCGCCGCAGCCGAAATCATCGACGCATCGAAGTCCGCGAAGGCAATGTCGCGCAGTTTGCTGGGCGCCGTCATCGTCGCCATCAGCTCGAAAGCCGTGCGCTTGATGCCCGTCGCCGAAACATAGGTCTCCAGACAGCCCCTGCGCCCGCAGCCGCACTCGCGGCCGTTGCGCTCGACGATGATATGACCGAACTCGCCGGCAAAACCGTCGTGTCCGTAGATCATCTCGCCGTTGGAGACGAAGCCCGAACCGAGTCCCGTGCCGAGCGTAATCATCACGAAGTCGCGCATACCTTTGGCGTTGCCGTAAATCATCTCGCCGATCGTCGCGGCATTGGCGTCGTTGGTCACCAGCACCTTCACGCCGCCGAAACATCTGCCGATATCGTCGGCCAGCGGAAAGAGACGGCGGCTCTCGTCGGGATTGGGGTCGCCCTCGCGGAATTTCCAGAGGTTGGCGGGATTCTCGACCGTACCCTTGTGGAAATTGGCGTTGGGGGCGCCGATGCCGATGCCCGTCAGCTCGTATTCGAACGAAAGACTGTCGGCCAGCGCGTGCATCGCCTGACACAAATCTTCGACGTAAGCCGGATAATCGTCTACATGAGGATATTTCTTGGTCGAAATGACCGATTCGGCATAGAGGTCGCCGTTCTCATCGACAAGGCCGAAGGCGGTGTTGATGCCGCCGATATCCACGCCGATCGCGAGTTTTTTCATAATATGTCCGGTTTAAAAAAGTTAGCAATTATCAGGTCAAAGTTAATCCAAAATTCGGCTACTCCAAACTTTTTTCCTACTTTTGGGACAGATTCCGCTCCAAAATGTAGTACTACAATGATGCAAACGAACGAGCAACTGCTCTTGGCAATCGAAAATTATCTGGCCCAGACCGAGTTCCCGGCCGAACCCGAACGTCTCTACGCACCGATCGGCTATTCGCTGGCGGGCGGCGGCAAACGCCTGCGCCCGATGCTGCTGATGCTCGCACACGGCATTTTCACCGACCGGTTTCAGGCCGCCCTGCCGGCTGCGGCCGCCGTCGAGGTGTTCCACAACTTCACGCTGCTGCACGACGACATCATGGACAACGCCGCCGTGCGCCGCGGCAAACCTTCGGTCTATGCCAAGTGGGGGCCGAGCGTGGCGATCCTTTCGGGCGACGCCATGATGATCTGCGCCTACCGCCTGCTGAGCGAAGTGCCCGCGGAGCTGCTGCCCCGGATACTGGGCACGTTCAACACCATGGCGCTCGAAGTCTGCGAAGGACAGCAGTACGACATGGACTTCGAGAGCAAACGAAAGGTCTCGGTCGTGGAATACATGCACATGATCGAACTCAAGACCTCGGTGCTGCTGGCCGGCTCGGTCACCATCGGCGCCATGCTGGGCGGCGCCTCGGAGGAGGACTGCCGCAAACTGCGCCGTTTCGCCATCGAGCTGGGGCTGGCTTTCCAGCTTCAGGACGACCTGCTGGACAGCTACGGCGACGACCGGCTGGGCAAAGCCATCGGCGGCGACATCCTCGAAGGCAAGCAGACCTACCTGATGATTACGGCCATGAGCCGCGCCGACGAAGCGACGCGCGAAGCGCTGCGCACGACCCGTCTCGACGCGCGGCTGTCCGACGCCGAAAAGATCGCCGCGGTAAAATCCATTTACGACCGGCTCGACGTGCCGCGTCTGACCGAACAGCAGATTTCGCTGCGGTTCGAACGGGCGCTCTCGATCCTCGATACGCTGTCGGCGGACAAGGCCCGCACGCAGCGCATCCGCGAATACGCCGAAAGCCTGATAGGACGCAAAAACTGACATGCGACGTTCCGATATAGAGATCATGGCCCCCGTGGGGTCGTACGAATCGCTGGCGGCGGCCATTCAGGCCGGAGCCGATTCGGTTTACTTCGGCGTCGGCAAACTCAACATGCGCTCGGCGTCGGCCGCCAACTTCACGCTCGACGATCTGGCGAAGATCGTCGCCACGGCACGCGCCGCAGGCGTGAAGACCTATCTGACGGTCAATACCATCGTCTATGAAGACGAGCTGCGGACCGTTCACGAGGTGATCGACCGCGCCAAGGCCGAGGGCATCGACGCCGTCATCGCCTCCGACTTCGCGGCGATTCTCTACGCACGGCGCATCGGCGTCGAGGTCCACATCTCGACCCAGAGCAACATCTCGAACTCCGAAGCCGTGAAATTCTTTTCGCAGTGGGCCGACACGGTGGTGCTGGCCCGCGAACTGACGCTCGAACAGGTGGCGCGGATTCACCGCGAAATCGCCGAGAACGACATCCGGGGCCCGCGCGGCGAACTGGTTCAGCTCGAAATGTTCGCCCACGGCGCGCTCTGCATGTCGGTTTCGGGCAAATGCTATCTTTCGCTCTACGAGACCAACTGCTCGGCCAACCGCGGCGCATGCCGCCAGCTATGCCGCCGCAAATACACCGTCACAGACAAGGAGACCGGCGCGGCGCTGGACGTGGACGGCCGCTACGTACTCTCGCCCAAGGACCTCTGCACGGTCGATTTTCTCGACAAGTTCATCGGCGCGGGCGTCCGGGTGCTGAAGATCGAGGGCCGGGCGCGGGGCGCGGAGTATGTCAAGCGCGTGGTGGAGTGTTACGACGAGGCGCTGCGCGCCATCGAAGCCGGGACATACACGCCCGAACTGGCCGCCGGACTGAAAGAGCGGCTCGCTACGGTCTTCAACCGCGGATTCTGGGAAGGCTACTACGCAGGACGACCCGTCGCCGAACACAGCGAACATTACGGATCGGCAGCCACGCGGCGCAAGGTCTACGTGGGCAAGGTGACCAACTTCTACAAAAGGATATCGGTGGCCGAAGTGCTGGTCGAAGCGGCTCCGCTGGCCGTGGGAGAAGAGATATTCTTCATGGGCGCCACGACGGGCGTCGCCGAACAGACGCTCGCCGAGCTGCACGACACCGACGGAAAGCCCGTCCCGTCCGTCGCTCAGGGAACCTTGTGCGCGGTACGCACCCAAGGGACGATACGCCGCGGCGACCAGCTCTACAAATTCGTCGATGCGCAATAGCCCGCGCCGGCCGGACAGCACGTATGCCGGACGACATATATATCAAGGAAACGCCTTCGGGCGTTTTTTTCGTTACGATTTTCAGCCAGCGAAAGCACTCAGACCCGCTTATCATAAAATTTTTATCGAAAAACAATAAATTTTATTTGTTTTTCAAAATTTCTTTTGTAAGTTTGCAGTGTCGCAATTAAAAAAGACATCCTATGGAGATCGAAAAAATCATCCGCATGCTGGCCGTATTCATCGTCGTGGCCGCCTTCGCGCTCTCGGTAGCCGCCCGGCTTCTGTTCCCCGAAGTTTCGCACCTGTCCGACACGCCGCTGCTGATACTGCTGATCCTCTCGGTCTGCGCCATCTGGCGCGACGCCCTGCGCTCCGAAAAGCAAAACGAAAACACAAACGAATAATCCCATGAAAAAACTCCTTCTGTTCGCCGCAGCGGCGGCCGTTCTCGCCTCCTGCGCACCCAAGACGGCCCCTGAGCTGCCGATGGAAACCTTCTTCCGCAATTCGGAGAAGACCGGTTACCAGATATCGCCCGACGGCCGCTATTTCTCCTACATGGCGCCTTACGAAAGCCGCCGCAACATCTTCGTACAGCCCGTGGACGGCAAGCAGGCGGTGCGCATCACCTCGGAGACCGAGCGCGATCTGGCCGGATACTTCTGGGCCGGCGACAACCGCATCCTCTACCTGAAGGACACGGGCGGCGACGAGAACTACCAGCTTTACGGCGTGAACATCGACGGCAGCGACCCGAAGGCCTACACCGCCATTCCGGGCGTCCGCACGCAGATCATTGACCCGCTGGAAGAGATCGACTCGCTGATAATCATCGGCACCAACCAGCGCAATCCGATGATCTTCGACCCCTACCGGCTGAACCTCAACACGGGCGAGATGACGATGCTGTGCGAGAATCCCGGCGACATTCAGGGCTGGCAGACCGACCACAACGGCCGCCTGCGCGTGGCTTACGCCATCGTGGACGGCGTCAATTCGCAGATCCGCTACCGCGAAACCGAAGCCGAGCCTTTCCGCCCCGTGCTGACGACCAACTTCAAGGAGAGCGTCTCGTTCGCCGCCTTCACCCCCGACAACAAGCAGGTCTACGCCGTCACCAACCTCGGACGCGACAAGGTCGCCCTCGTGCTGATGGACCCCGCGACGTGCGAGGAGATCGAACAGCTCTACGTAAACGACAAATACGACTTGGACAACATCTGGTACAGCGACGCGCAGAAGAAACTGCTCGGCGTCTCCTACACCGGCCACAAAGGCACCGCGCGCCACTTCTTCGACAAGGCGACGGGCGAGATGTTCGGCCGCATGGAGAAGCACCTGCGCGGCTATGCCATCGGCATCGCCGGCTCGAACAAGGCCGAGGACAAATACATCGTCTATGCAGGCGGCGACCGCACGATGGGCACCTATTACCTCTACGACGTCGAGGCCGACACGATGACCAAGCTGGCCGACCTCGCGCCGTGGATCGAAGAGGAGCAGATGGCCGAGATGATCCCTATCAACTACACTTCGCGCGACGGTCTGGAGATCGAGGGCTACCTGACGCTGCCCGTGGGCAAGACCGTGCACAACGCCAAGAACCTGCCCGTGGTCGTGAATCCCCACGGCGGACCTTGGGCCCGCGACTACTGGGGCTTCAACCCCGAAGCGCAGTTCCTCGCCAACCGCGGCTACGCCGTGCTGCAGATGAACTTCCGCGGTTCGACGGGCTTCGGACGCAAATTCACCGAAATCGCCTACGGCAAGTGGGGCCAGACCATGCAGGACGACATCACGGACGGCGTGAACTGGCTGATCGGCAAAGGCATCGCCGATCCCGCGAAGATCGCCATCTACGGCGGCAGTTACGGCGGCTACGCCACGCTGCAGGGCATCGTGAAGGATCCCGACCTCTACGCCTGCGCCATCGACTACGTAGGTGTGTCGAACCTCTTCTCGTTCCTCGAAACCATTCCGCCCTACTGGAAACCGATGCTCGACATGATGTACGAGATGGTCGGCAACCCCGAAAAGGACGCCGAGATGCTGCGCGAGAATTCGCCGGCCCTCAACGCCGAGCGCATCAAGACCCCGCTGCTGGTGGTGCAGGGCGCCAACGACCCCCGCGTGAACATCAACGAGAGCAACCAGATGGTCGAAGCGCTGCGCAGCCGCGGCGTGCATGTGGACTACATGGTCAAGGACAACGAAGGCCACGGCTTCCACAACGAGGAGAACCGTTTCGACTTCTACCGCGCGATGGAGAAGTTCCTCGCCAAATACCTCAAGGGCGTCGAACCGCAGGGCGGGATCGTGCCGGAGAGCGACCGCAGATAAACCGGAATCACAACCAGCCACAAGCATACTACCATACCGTTTTTTAAAGTAAAAAGTTCAAATTCATAGTTGTGAGAAGGGAGGCCCGGAAATTTCCGGGCCTCCGTTTTCATGCGAGCCCGGCACCCGTTTTGATTTGCGGACGGCATGTATTACCTTTGCACTCCGTGAGCACCATTCCCTACATAGCGCCGCCTGCGGACGGATTGCCGATGCCCCGCCGCTTGTGGGCCATTCTGGCCGTGGCGTTCGGCGTCGGACTGTCGGTGCTTGACAGCGCCATCGCCAACGTCGCCCTGCCGACCATCGGGCAGGAGCTGGGGATTTCGTCCGCCGACTCGATCTGGATCGTCAACGCCTACCAGCTGGCCATCATGGTCTCGCTGCTGTCGTTCTCGGCGCTGGGCGAGCTGGTCGGCTACCGCAAGGTCTACATCGGCGGGCTGATGCTCTTCACGGTGGCTTCGGTGGGCTGCGCACTCTCCTCGTCGCTCGCCACGCTGGTGCTGGCGCGCGTCATGCAGGGCTTCGGCGCCGCGGCCGTCACGTCGGTCAACACCACGCTCATCCGCATCATCTACCCCAAGGCGCAGCTGGGCCGCGGGCTGGGTCTCAACGCCACGGTCGTCGCCGTGTCGTCGGTCGCAGGCCCGACCATCGCCGCAGGCATCCTTTCGATCGCCCACTGGCCGTGGCTCTTCGCCGTGAACATTCCCGTCGGGCTTGTCGCCCTGTCGCTGAGCCGCCGCTTCCTGCCCGACAACCCCGTGCGGGTCGGCACCCACCGCTTCGACTGGCGCGACGCCGTGATGAACGCACTCACGTTCGGGCTGCTGATGGCTTCGGTCGAGGGATTCTCGCACGGTCTCGATCCGCGCATCCTCTCGGCCGGCATCGCCGCACTGCTCGTCGTCGGCTTCTTCTTCATCCGCAGCCAGCTGCGCGAACCCTATCCGCTGCTGCCGTTCGACCTGCTGCGCATCCCGATCTTTTCGGTCTCGGTCTTAACGTCGATCTGCTCGTTTCTGGGGCAGATGCTCGCCATGGTGGCCCTGCCCTTCTACCTGCAGCACGAATTCGGCTACGACGAAGTAGCCACGGGACTGCTGATGACCGCATGGCCCGCCGTGATCATGGTCGTGGCCCCGATCGCCGGCCTCCTCGTCGAACGTGTCCACGCCGGATTTCTGGGCGGCATGGGACTTACGGCCATGGCCGCGGGACTGTTCCTGCTGGCCTTCCTGCCCGATGATCCGGCGCCTTTCGACATCGCATGGCGGCTGGTGCTCTGCGGCGCGGGATTCGGACTGTTCCAGTCGCCCAACAACAGCATACTGATCGCCTCGGCCCCGCCCCAGCGCAGCGGAAGCGCCAGCGGCATGCTCGCCACGGCGCGTCTGGTGGGCCAGATCACGGGCGCCGCGCTGATGGCCCTCCTGTTCCACATCGTCCCCGAAAACAGTACCCATACGGCGCTCCTGCTCGCGGGAGGCTTCGCCCTGACGGGCGCCGTCGTCAGCATCACCCGCATCCGGCTGCCGCTGCCCGAAGGACTAACCCGGCGCAGAAAATAACCGGAAGCATCTCCGACCGAAACCCCGAAGAACCGAAACAAACATCCCTCTACACCCCGAATACAGATCCGACATGAAATATCCGTTCCTGCTCGCCGCCCTCCTGCTCTGCTCTGCAAACCTCGCCGCCCGCCACTCCGATACGGACACCCTTCTACAGCCCGACACCCTTTCCCTCCGGCAATCCGACGCGCTCTCCGCCCAGAAATCCGACGCGCCTTTCGTCCGCCCGCCCTACCTGCGGCCGGGTGACACCATAGGCATCGTCACCCCGGCGCGCAAACTCAAGGAGAAGGCCGACACGGCCAAAGTCCGGGAACGCTTCGAAGAGTGGGGGCTGAAAGTGAAATTCGGAGCGCACTACGCCGACCGCGAACAGCCCTACTTCGCCGGGACCGACGCCCGGCGCGCCGCAGACCTGCAGGCCATGATCGACGATCCCGGCGTGAAAGCCGTCGTCAGCTATCAGGGCGGCTACGGATCGGTGCGCCTGCTCCCGCTGCTCGACCTCACGCCGCTGCGCGAACAGCCCAAATGGATCGTCGGCTTCAGCGACGTCACCATGCTCCACATGGCGCTGGGGCGGTTGGGCGTCGAAAGCCTTCACGCCACGATGCCGGGCAAGTTCCGCTTCGGCGCCGATGAAAAACCCGAAGCGATCGTCTCGGACGAATCGTTGCGCAGCGCGCTTTTCGGCCGCTGGACGCGCATCGACGCCGCCGCACACCCGCTCAAC contains these protein-coding regions:
- a CDS encoding S9 family peptidase — protein: MKKLLLFAAAAAVLASCAPKTAPELPMETFFRNSEKTGYQISPDGRYFSYMAPYESRRNIFVQPVDGKQAVRITSETERDLAGYFWAGDNRILYLKDTGGDENYQLYGVNIDGSDPKAYTAIPGVRTQIIDPLEEIDSLIIIGTNQRNPMIFDPYRLNLNTGEMTMLCENPGDIQGWQTDHNGRLRVAYAIVDGVNSQIRYRETEAEPFRPVLTTNFKESVSFAAFTPDNKQVYAVTNLGRDKVALVLMDPATCEEIEQLYVNDKYDLDNIWYSDAQKKLLGVSYTGHKGTARHFFDKATGEMFGRMEKHLRGYAIGIAGSNKAEDKYIVYAGGDRTMGTYYLYDVEADTMTKLADLAPWIEEEQMAEMIPINYTSRDGLEIEGYLTLPVGKTVHNAKNLPVVVNPHGGPWARDYWGFNPEAQFLANRGYAVLQMNFRGSTGFGRKFTEIAYGKWGQTMQDDITDGVNWLIGKGIADPAKIAIYGGSYGGYATLQGIVKDPDLYACAIDYVGVSNLFSFLETIPPYWKPMLDMMYEMVGNPEKDAEMLRENSPALNAERIKTPLLVVQGANDPRVNINESNQMVEALRSRGVHVDYMVKDNEGHGFHNEENRFDFYRAMEKFLAKYLKGVEPQGGIVPESDRR
- a CDS encoding ROK family protein, giving the protein MKKLAIGVDIGGINTAFGLVDENGDLYAESVISTKKYPHVDDYPAYVEDLCQAMHALADSLSFEYELTGIGIGAPNANFHKGTVENPANLWKFREGDPNPDESRRLFPLADDIGRCFGGVKVLVTNDANAATIGEMIYGNAKGMRDFVMITLGTGLGSGFVSNGEMIYGHDGFAGEFGHIIVERNGRECGCGRRGCLETYVSATGIKRTAFELMATMTAPSKLRDIAFADFDASMISAAAEQGDPVALEAFRYTGELLGRALADVVTVTSPEAIFLFGGLSKAGKLIFEPTQWYMEENMLFVFKNKVKLLPSGIQGKNAAILGASALIWQQENK
- a CDS encoding MFS transporter, yielding MPRRLWAILAVAFGVGLSVLDSAIANVALPTIGQELGISSADSIWIVNAYQLAIMVSLLSFSALGELVGYRKVYIGGLMLFTVASVGCALSSSLATLVLARVMQGFGAAAVTSVNTTLIRIIYPKAQLGRGLGLNATVVAVSSVAGPTIAAGILSIAHWPWLFAVNIPVGLVALSLSRRFLPDNPVRVGTHRFDWRDAVMNALTFGLLMASVEGFSHGLDPRILSAGIAALLVVGFFFIRSQLREPYPLLPFDLLRIPIFSVSVLTSICSFLGQMLAMVALPFYLQHEFGYDEVATGLLMTAWPAVIMVVAPIAGLLVERVHAGFLGGMGLTAMAAGLFLLAFLPDDPAPFDIAWRLVLCGAGFGLFQSPNNSILIASAPPQRSGSASGMLATARLVGQITGAALMALLFHIVPENSTHTALLLAGGFALTGAVVSITRIRLPLPEGLTRRRK
- a CDS encoding S66 peptidase family protein, translating into MKYPFLLAALLLCSANLAARHSDTDTLLQPDTLSLRQSDALSAQKSDAPFVRPPYLRPGDTIGIVTPARKLKEKADTAKVRERFEEWGLKVKFGAHYADREQPYFAGTDARRAADLQAMIDDPGVKAVVSYQGGYGSVRLLPLLDLTPLREQPKWIVGFSDVTMLHMALGRLGVESLHATMPGKFRFGADEKPEAIVSDESLRSALFGRWTRIDAAAHPLNVSGTARGRLAGGNLSLLCSAIGTPEQPDFDTPTVLFIEEIGEQMYRLDRMMQQLERSGILAKCKAVLVGHFTDMLGQKHFGVWDPCDIIAAYVRPLGIPVVFGIPAGHEDPNVALYMGREVAVTVNDAGASVEF
- a CDS encoding polyprenyl synthetase family protein — protein: MQTNEQLLLAIENYLAQTEFPAEPERLYAPIGYSLAGGGKRLRPMLLMLAHGIFTDRFQAALPAAAAVEVFHNFTLLHDDIMDNAAVRRGKPSVYAKWGPSVAILSGDAMMICAYRLLSEVPAELLPRILGTFNTMALEVCEGQQYDMDFESKRKVSVVEYMHMIELKTSVLLAGSVTIGAMLGGASEEDCRKLRRFAIELGLAFQLQDDLLDSYGDDRLGKAIGGDILEGKQTYLMITAMSRADEATREALRTTRLDARLSDAEKIAAVKSIYDRLDVPRLTEQQISLRFERALSILDTLSADKARTQRIREYAESLIGRKN
- a CDS encoding peptidase U32 family protein translates to MRRSDIEIMAPVGSYESLAAAIQAGADSVYFGVGKLNMRSASAANFTLDDLAKIVATARAAGVKTYLTVNTIVYEDELRTVHEVIDRAKAEGIDAVIASDFAAILYARRIGVEVHISTQSNISNSEAVKFFSQWADTVVLARELTLEQVARIHREIAENDIRGPRGELVQLEMFAHGALCMSVSGKCYLSLYETNCSANRGACRQLCRRKYTVTDKETGAALDVDGRYVLSPKDLCTVDFLDKFIGAGVRVLKIEGRARGAEYVKRVVECYDEALRAIEAGTYTPELAAGLKERLATVFNRGFWEGYYAGRPVAEHSEHYGSAATRRKVYVGKVTNFYKRISVAEVLVEAAPLAVGEEIFFMGATTGVAEQTLAELHDTDGKPVPSVAQGTLCAVRTQGTIRRGDQLYKFVDAQ